The DNA segment TCGGCGTGGAACGCGGCGCGCCAGCCGGCGAGATCAAGCGTGCCTACCGAAAGCTCGCGGGCGAATTTCACCCTGACAAAAACAAGGCCGCCGGCGCCGAAAACCGGTTCAAGGAAGTCAGCGAAGCCTACGAAGTCCTGTCGGATGACAAGAAACGTCGCGCCTACGATCAGCTCGGTCCGAACTGGAAGGCCGGCCAGAACTTCACGCCCCCGCCAGGCTGGCAGCCCAATTTCGGCGGCGGTGCCGGCCGTGCCCGGTCTGAAGACATGGGCGGATTCTCGGACTTCTTCTCAGACCTGTTCGGCGGTGGCATGGGCGGCGGCGCCGGCTTCGGCGGTTCACGCAGTTTCGAGGACTTCGGCGGTGGCTTCGCCGGCCGCGAGGATCAGCGCGCCAAGGTCCAGATTCAGCTGGAAGATTCGTTCAACGGCGCGCAGAAGAGCATCGGCGTCAACGGCAAGACCTTGTCGGTGCGGATACCCAAGGGCGTCACCGCCGGCCAGACGATCCGTCTGAATGGCCAGGGTCTGCGCGGCGGCGACCTGCTGCTTGAAATCGACTTCAGGGCCGATCCGCAGTTCAGCGCACAGGGACGAGACATCCACGTCAACGTGCCGATCGCGCCCTGGGAAGCGGCCCTGGGTCAGAGCGTGCCTGTGCCCACGCTGGGTGGCAGTGTGCAGCTCAAGATTCCCGCCAACGCCCAGAGCGGGCGCAAGCTGCGTCTCAAAGGACGAGGCCTGCCCGGCACGCCGGCCGGCGACCAGATCGTGACGCTGTCGGTGGTATCGCCGCCGGCCGAACTCGACGAACAAAAGCAGTTCTATCGGGACATGGCCGAACGCTTCAAGGACTTCGATCCGCGCGCCTGAGCAACGCCATGGCGGTACGTAAGCCTCACAAGCGCGCGGCTAGCCGGCTGCCCTGATCGATCGCACGCTTGGCGTCGAGCTCGGCGGCGACATCGGCCCCGCCGATACGATGCAGCTTGATGCCGGCCTCCATCAGC comes from the Gammaproteobacteria bacterium genome and includes:
- a CDS encoding DnaJ domain-containing protein; the encoded protein is MEYKDYYKILGVERGAPAGEIKRAYRKLAGEFHPDKNKAAGAENRFKEVSEAYEVLSDDKKRRAYDQLGPNWKAGQNFTPPPGWQPNFGGGAGRARSEDMGGFSDFFSDLFGGGMGGGAGFGGSRSFEDFGGGFAGREDQRAKVQIQLEDSFNGAQKSIGVNGKTLSVRIPKGVTAGQTIRLNGQGLRGGDLLLEIDFRADPQFSAQGRDIHVNVPIAPWEAALGQSVPVPTLGGSVQLKIPANAQSGRKLRLKGRGLPGTPAGDQIVTLSVVSPPAELDEQKQFYRDMAERFKDFDPRA